Proteins from a single region of Flavobacteriales bacterium:
- a CDS encoding sigma-70 family RNA polymerase sigma factor, which translates to MIEQSDKEILDLFHRGENREKAFELLVKKYQRKLYAVIRRIVIDHDDTADVLQNTFIKAWKGMNSFREEARLYTWLYRIASNEALSFISRSKKNLNSSIENHFQLMAEEKSDSTHHTGDEIQKFLQLAIQTLPEKQRVVFLMKYYDEMKYEEMAEVLETSVGALKASYHIAAKKIEEYLQQHALNLSSGLES; encoded by the coding sequence ATGATCGAACAAAGCGATAAAGAAATTCTGGACCTCTTTCACCGTGGTGAAAACCGCGAAAAGGCATTTGAGTTACTGGTAAAAAAATACCAGCGTAAACTTTATGCTGTGATTCGTAGAATCGTGATCGATCACGATGATACTGCCGACGTTTTACAAAACACATTTATTAAAGCCTGGAAAGGAATGAATTCCTTTCGTGAAGAAGCACGCCTATATACCTGGTTGTACCGGATTGCATCCAATGAAGCGTTAAGTTTTATTTCGCGCAGCAAAAAAAATCTGAATTCTTCCATTGAAAATCATTTTCAATTAATGGCAGAAGAAAAAAGTGATTCCACGCATCACACAGGTGATGAAATTCAAAAATTTCTTCAATTAGCCATACAAACCTTACCGGAAAAACAACGGGTGGTGTTCCTGATGAAATATTATGATGAAATGAAATATGAAGAAATGGCTGAGGTACTTGAAACTTCGGTTGGTGCTTTAAAAGCGAGTTATCATATTGCCGCGAAAAAAATTGAGGAATATTTACAACAACATGCATTAAACCTTTCTTCGGGATTGGAGTCATAA
- a CDS encoding transketolase family protein: MEKFKIKNQQDTRSGFGEGLLELGRKNPNVVALCADLTGSLKMDAFEKEFPDRFFQTGIAEANMIGLAAGMTIGGKIPYTGTFANFSTGRVYDQIRQSVAYSEKNVKICASHAGLTLGEDGATHQILEDIGLMKMLPGMTVINPCDFNQTKAATIAIAEHQGPVYLRFGRPKVPNFTEENQKFEIGKALMLNEGVDVTIFATGHLVWKAIEAGRILLEKGINPEIINIHTIKPLDVEAVLTSVRKTKCCVTAEEHMMAGGLGESIAQVLVRNFPAPLEMVAVNDTFGESGTPEELMQKYGLDSPDIVRAAERAIARK; the protein is encoded by the coding sequence ATGGAAAAGTTTAAGATCAAGAATCAACAAGACACCCGTAGCGGATTTGGAGAAGGACTATTGGAACTCGGAAGAAAAAATCCGAATGTAGTTGCTCTGTGTGCCGACCTTACCGGATCGCTGAAAATGGATGCGTTTGAAAAAGAATTTCCTGATCGCTTTTTCCAAACCGGAATTGCAGAAGCAAATATGATCGGATTGGCAGCGGGTATGACCATTGGCGGAAAAATTCCTTACACTGGAACATTCGCCAATTTTTCTACGGGACGTGTTTACGACCAGATTCGTCAGAGTGTGGCCTACAGCGAAAAAAATGTAAAAATTTGTGCTTCACATGCCGGATTAACCCTGGGTGAAGATGGTGCTACACATCAGATTTTAGAAGATATCGGATTAATGAAAATGCTTCCGGGTATGACGGTGATTAATCCCTGCGATTTTAACCAGACCAAGGCAGCCACCATTGCCATAGCAGAACATCAGGGTCCGGTTTACCTGCGCTTCGGCCGACCAAAAGTTCCCAACTTCACTGAGGAAAATCAAAAATTTGAAATCGGAAAAGCGTTGATGTTAAACGAAGGCGTTGATGTCACCATTTTCGCTACCGGACATTTAGTTTGGAAAGCCATTGAAGCCGGAAGAATTTTATTGGAAAAAGGAATTAATCCTGAAATAATAAATATCCATACGATTAAACCTTTGGACGTTGAGGCAGTCTTAACTTCTGTACGCAAGACCAAATGTTGTGTAACCGCAGAAGAGCACATGATGGCCGGAGGATTAGGCGAAAGTATTGCTCAGGTGTTGGTTCGCAACTTCCCTGCCCCACTCGAAATGGTAGCCGTAAACGACACCTTTGGTGAAAGCGGTACACCTGAAGAGCTGATGCAGAAATACGGTCTGGATTCACCAGATATTGTACGTGCTGCTGAGCGCGCCATAGCCCGGAAATAA
- a CDS encoding transketolase: MANIEELKRTCSQVRRDIIRMVAQVQSGHPGGSLGCTEYLVVQYFHNLKHNPAQFSMDGKNEDLFFLSNGHISPVFYSVLSRSGYFPVSELATFRKLNTRLQGHPTTHDHLPGVRMASGSLGQGLSVAAGAALSKKLNNDKALVYSLHGDGEIQEGQIWEAAMYAAHNKIDNLIATIDYNGRQIDGDVDHVLSLGDLEGKWKSFGWEVMNIQNGNDVQQVMEGLDKAKSLTGKGKPVMIIMKTEMGMGVDYMMGTHKWHGSAPNAEQTEKALAQLEETLGDY, from the coding sequence ATGGCCAATATCGAGGAATTGAAAAGAACCTGTTCTCAGGTAAGACGAGATATTATACGAATGGTTGCACAGGTGCAGAGCGGACATCCGGGAGGTTCGTTGGGATGTACAGAATATCTTGTGGTTCAATACTTCCATAATCTAAAACACAATCCTGCCCAATTCAGTATGGATGGTAAAAACGAGGATCTGTTTTTCCTTTCCAACGGACATATTTCCCCTGTGTTTTACAGTGTTTTATCCCGCAGCGGATATTTCCCCGTGTCGGAATTAGCCACATTCAGAAAATTAAACACCCGCTTACAGGGTCACCCCACCACCCATGATCATTTACCCGGTGTAAGAATGGCCAGCGGATCACTTGGACAAGGCTTATCCGTTGCGGCCGGAGCTGCATTATCGAAAAAATTGAATAACGACAAAGCACTGGTATACAGTCTGCACGGTGATGGAGAAATTCAGGAAGGTCAGATTTGGGAAGCAGCCATGTATGCCGCGCACAATAAAATCGACAACCTGATTGCAACGATCGATTATAATGGTCGCCAGATTGACGGTGATGTGGACCATGTTTTATCACTCGGTGACCTCGAGGGCAAATGGAAATCGTTTGGATGGGAAGTGATGAACATTCAAAACGGAAACGATGTGCAGCAGGTGATGGAAGGACTGGACAAAGCTAAAAGTTTGACAGGCAAAGGAAAACCGGTGATGATCATTATGAAAACAGAAATGGGCATGGGAGTTGATTATATGATGGGAACACATAAATGGCATGGATCGGCTCCTAACGCAGAACAAACAGAAAAAGCCCTCGCACAGTTGGAAGAAACGTTGGGCGATTATTAA
- a CDS encoding VWA domain-containing protein, with protein MSLKRISISFLFAFFCITSFAQQEETTTRILFIFDASNSMNAPWQGSSRIDIARRVMARSLDSLKTIPNLEVGLRIYGHQSPLLPGQQDCNDTKLEVPFSPQGAEKAKGWINYVVPKGTTPIARSLEKAGGDFPECKKCRNVIILVTDGIEACDEDPCAIAKALRSKGIIVKPFVIGIGMNMDYLNALECIGTVYDASSEETFKQVLNVVISQALNNTTCQININDIHKKPTETNISFSLYDEKSGALKYHYIHTMNKAGNPDTLTIDPLLTYKLVVHSVPQVEKKGIRLIPQKHNIIEIDAPQGAIETKISGYNKTSSVMMIVRKKGEMNTIYAQHFPEKQDYLVGNYDLEILTLPRIYMTDVKVNQSATTKIEIPLAGTLDLNTPIGGYGAIFQLENGKTNWVCDIKDEFSRQSFNLQPGKYKVVYRNRKTSKTVYTTEKSFTITSGQTTVITL; from the coding sequence ATGTCCCTAAAAAGGATTTCCATATCATTCCTGTTTGCATTTTTTTGCATCACTTCTTTTGCACAACAAGAGGAGACCACTACCCGCATCCTTTTTATTTTCGATGCCTCCAATTCCATGAATGCACCCTGGCAGGGAAGCAGCAGAATTGACATTGCACGCAGAGTGATGGCGCGTTCGCTGGATAGTTTAAAAACCATTCCCAATCTGGAAGTGGGATTGCGCATTTACGGTCACCAATCGCCTTTATTACCCGGGCAACAAGATTGCAACGACACAAAACTGGAAGTCCCCTTTTCACCACAAGGTGCGGAAAAAGCAAAAGGCTGGATTAATTACGTTGTTCCAAAAGGCACCACGCCCATTGCACGATCATTAGAAAAAGCCGGCGGCGATTTTCCTGAATGTAAAAAATGCAGAAACGTAATTATTTTGGTTACCGACGGAATCGAAGCCTGCGACGAAGATCCATGCGCCATTGCAAAAGCATTACGGTCGAAAGGCATTATTGTAAAACCTTTTGTGATAGGTATCGGAATGAACATGGATTATCTGAATGCATTAGAGTGCATCGGAACCGTTTATGATGCATCGTCGGAAGAAACCTTTAAGCAGGTTTTAAACGTGGTTATTTCACAAGCCTTAAACAATACGACCTGTCAGATAAACATCAACGACATTCACAAAAAACCGACAGAAACCAATATCAGTTTTTCATTGTACGATGAAAAAAGTGGGGCATTAAAATACCACTACATTCACACCATGAATAAAGCCGGGAATCCGGATACATTGACGATTGATCCATTATTGACCTATAAACTAGTGGTGCACAGTGTACCTCAGGTGGAGAAAAAAGGAATTCGCTTAATACCTCAAAAACATAACATCATTGAAATTGATGCGCCACAAGGAGCAATTGAAACAAAAATTTCGGGTTACAATAAAACATCTTCAGTAATGATGATTGTGCGCAAAAAGGGAGAGATGAATACTATTTATGCGCAACACTTTCCGGAGAAACAAGATTACCTGGTGGGCAATTACGATTTGGAAATTCTTACGCTGCCCCGTATTTATATGACGGATGTAAAAGTGAATCAAAGCGCAACCACCAAAATAGAAATCCCACTGGCAGGAACGCTCGACTTAAACACACCGATTGGCGGATACGGAGCCATTTTTCAATTGGAAAATGGTAAAACGAATTGGGTGTGCGACATCAAAGATGAATTCAGCCGACAAAGCTTTAATCTGCAACCCGGAAAATACAAAGTGGTATACCGCAACCGGAAAACAAGTAAAACAGTTTATACCACCGAAAAATCATTTACAATAACATCAGGACAAACGACCGTAATTACACTATAA